One Nicotiana tomentosiformis chromosome 4, ASM39032v3, whole genome shotgun sequence genomic window carries:
- the LOC138909755 gene encoding uncharacterized protein — translation MAEYGACILEIRMAVDINIKELLVIGDSDFLIHQVQDEWTTKNVKILSYLHYVKELCKKFTKIEFKHVPRIQNVFAGALATLSSMIHHPDKNYIDPIEIEVEASIYKALTKKVVADFVHNNKVYRFWILESIITDNVTTLTSDLTREICEKFKIIHRNSIVYRSQMNGAVEAANKNNKRFLRKIVDNHRQWHEKLSLALLGYRTTMRMSTGATSYMLVYGMEAVICAEVEILSLRVIQEAKLDYAELI, via the exons atggcagaatatggaGCATGCATCCTCGAGATTAGGATGGCAGTCGACATAAACATCAAGGAACTTCTGGTCATAGGAGATTCTGATTTTCTAATACACCAAGTTCAGGACGAATGGaccaccaagaatgtcaagatccTTTCATACTTGCACTACGTGAAAGAGTTGTGTAAGAAGTTCACCAAGAttgagttcaaacatgttcctagAATCCAGAATGTGTTCGCCGGCGCTCTTGCAACTTTGTCATCTATGATCCATCATCCAGACAAGAATTATATCGACCCCATCGAGATAGAG GTCGAAGCCTCTATATACAAGGCTCTCACAAAGAAAGTAGTGGCAGATTTTGTCCATAACAACAAAGTTTACAGATTCTGGATCCTAGAATCAATCATAACTGACAATGTAACCACTCTTACCAGCGATCTAACGAGGGAGATTTGTGAGAAGTTCAAAATTATCCATCGCAACTCCATAGTCTACAGGtcacaaatgaatggagcagtTGAGGCAGCCAACAAAAACAACAAGAGGTTCTTACGGAAGATAGTGGATAATCAtaggcaatggcacgagaagttgtCCTTAGCATTACTGGGTTATCGCACCACTATGAGAATGTCCACTGGAGCAACAtcatacatgttggtatatggcaTGGAAGCTGTGATATGCGCAGAGGTCGAGATACTATCTTTAAGAGTCATTCAGGAAGCCAAATTAGATTACGCAGAATTGATATGA